CAACATCACCTTGAACTTCGACGCGGACGTCGATCCGACCACCGTCTCGCCCCAGACCTTGGGCCTGCATCGATCGATGGGACGGACCGCCTGGGATTTCGACGTGAACGGTGGCACCGTTACGCTGCTCCCGGGATCGTTCTTCGCGGGAGAGGTCGTGCACCTGACGATCAGCGATGGCGTTCGCAGTACCGACGGAGGAGTCGCCACGCCGCACCAGCTTCGCTTCACGGCGGGAGCGACGGCGCCGCCGGCCTGCGCCCGCCAGTGGACCGACATCGGAGCCGGCCTGACCGGGGCGAGTGACAGCGACGTGGCCTGGGGCGACGCCGACGGCGACGGCGACCTGGATATCCTGGTCCTCGGCTCGACC
This window of the bacterium genome carries:
- a CDS encoding VCBS repeat-containing protein, with the protein product NITLNFDADVDPTTVSPQTLGLHRSMGRTAWDFDVNGGTVTLLPGSFFAGEVVHLTISDGVRSTDGGVATPHQLRFTAGATAPPACARQWTDIGAGLTGASDSDVAWGDADGDGDLDILVLGSTGTSSQITHLYLNDGGTFTNALANLPGSSSGSVAWGDYDGDGDLDVLLIRESASRLYRNDGGIFTNSGVGLPGLLNADAAWGDYDNDGDVDWFVTNEIGSNVLFRNDGPTGN